One region of Amphiprion ocellaris isolate individual 3 ecotype Okinawa chromosome 9, ASM2253959v1, whole genome shotgun sequence genomic DNA includes:
- the alg2 gene encoding alpha-1,3/1,6-mannosyltransferase ALG2 isoform X1 has product MNATFNTRMVRVVFLHPDLGIGGAERLVVDAAVALKSQGCSVQIWTAHYDPTHCFSETLDPDLHVECVGDWLPTSVFGYLHALCAYLRMIYVAFYLVFLSGVEYDVIFCDQVSVCIPVLRLSRHRKKVLFYCHFPDQLLTQRKSALKKLYRAPIDWMEERTTGMADMILVNSQFTAGIFRETFRSLSGVQTDVLYPSLNTRTFDQLSAEAQGLEGLLPEGTSCLFLSLNRYERKKNLGLALEALAALRSSLPAGLSAGVHLVVAGGYDDRVTENVQHYAELKELAAQLHLEDCVTFLRSPSDSLKVALLRGSAAVLYTPSREHFGIVPVEAMYCCCPVIAVNSGGPLESVADGETGFLCEPTAEAFSGAMERLVRQPNLRRDMGQAGRKRVRDKFSLQAFSDQLYGCIVRLSQ; this is encoded by the exons ATGAATGCTACGTTTAACACAAG GATGGTGCGGGTGGTGTTTCTGCATCCAGACCTTGGTATCGGTGGAGCAGAGCGGCTGGTGGTggatgctgctgttgctctgaAGTCTCAGGGATGCAGCGTTCAGATCTGGACGGCCCACTATGACCCAACACACTGCTTCTCTGAGACCCTGGACCCAGACCTGCATGTG GAGTGTGTGGGTGATTGGTTGCCCACCAGTGTGTTTGGCTACCTGCATGCCCTTTGTGCCTACCTGAGGATGATCTATGTCGCTTTCTACTTGGTGTTCCTCAGTGGGGTGGAGTACGATGTCATCTTCTGTGATCAG GTGTCAGTGTGCATCCCGGTGCTGCGACTGTCCCGCCACAGGAAGAAGGTTCTGTTCTACTGTCACTTCCCAGATCAGCTGCTGACCCAGAGGAAGTCGGCCCTGAAGAAGCTTTACCGAGCTCCCATCGACTGGATGGAGGAACGCACCACGGGCATGGCTGATATG ATTCTGGTAAACAGCCAGTTCACCGCAGGCATCTTCAGGGAGACCTTTCGTAGTCTGAGCGGAGTCCAGACAGACGTCCTCTATCCCTCCCTCAACACGAGAACCTTTGACCAGCTGTCCGCCGAGGCTCAAGGCCTGGAAGGGCTCCTCCCTGAGGGAACCTCCtgcctgtttctctctctgaaccGATATGAGAGGAAGAAGAATTTGGGCCTGGCTCTGGAGGCTCTGGCGGCCCTGAGGAGCAGCCTCCCTGCAGGCCTGAGCGCCGGCGTTCACCTGGTGGTGGCGGGAGGCTACGACGACCGAGTTACCGAGAACGTTCAGCACTACGCTGAACTCAAAGAGCTAGCAGCACAGCTCCACTTGGAGGACTGTGTCACCTTTCTGCGTTCCCCCTCCGACTCCCTGAAGGTGGCGCTGCTTCGAGGGAGCGCCGCGGTGCTCTACACCCCCAGCAGAGAGCATTTTGGGATAGTTCCCGTCGAAGCCATGTACTGCTGCTGCCCCGTTATCGCGGTGAACTCTGGGGGTCCCCTGGAGAGCGTGGCAGACGGGGAGACTGGGTTTCTTTGCGAGCCCACGGCCGAGGCCTTCTCCGGGGCCATGGAGAGGCTGGTGAGGCAGCCGAACCTCCGCAGGGACATGGGACAAGCTGGGAGGAAGAGGGTGCGAGATAAGTTCTCTCTGCAGGCCTTTTCAGACCAGCTGTACGGCTGCATAGTCAGACTGAGCCAATGA
- the sec61b gene encoding protein transport protein Sec61 subunit beta, whose product MPGPAASATNVGASGRSPSKTVAPRAAGSTVRQRKATSSGTRSGGRTTGSAGTGGMWRFYTEDSPGLKVGPVPVLVMSLLFIASVFMLHIWGKYTRS is encoded by the exons atg CCTGGACCAGCAGCAAGTGCAACCAACGTCGGGGCGTCTGGCCGTTCCCCCAGCAAGACAGTGGCCCCCCGAGCAGCTGGTTCCACAGTCAGACAGAG GAAAGCCACCAGCAGCGGCACTCGCAGCGGCGGCAGGACCACCGGATCAGCGGGCACCGGCGGCATGTGGCGCTTCTACACCGAAGACTCACCAGGCCTCAAAGT CGGTCCAGTTCCGGTTCTGGTGATGAGTCTTCTGTTCATCGCTTCCGTCTTCATGCTCCACATCTGGGGGAAATACACTCGTTCTTAA
- the alg2 gene encoding alpha-1,3/1,6-mannosyltransferase ALG2 isoform X2 gives MVRVVFLHPDLGIGGAERLVVDAAVALKSQGCSVQIWTAHYDPTHCFSETLDPDLHVECVGDWLPTSVFGYLHALCAYLRMIYVAFYLVFLSGVEYDVIFCDQVSVCIPVLRLSRHRKKVLFYCHFPDQLLTQRKSALKKLYRAPIDWMEERTTGMADMILVNSQFTAGIFRETFRSLSGVQTDVLYPSLNTRTFDQLSAEAQGLEGLLPEGTSCLFLSLNRYERKKNLGLALEALAALRSSLPAGLSAGVHLVVAGGYDDRVTENVQHYAELKELAAQLHLEDCVTFLRSPSDSLKVALLRGSAAVLYTPSREHFGIVPVEAMYCCCPVIAVNSGGPLESVADGETGFLCEPTAEAFSGAMERLVRQPNLRRDMGQAGRKRVRDKFSLQAFSDQLYGCIVRLSQ, from the exons ATGGTGCGGGTGGTGTTTCTGCATCCAGACCTTGGTATCGGTGGAGCAGAGCGGCTGGTGGTggatgctgctgttgctctgaAGTCTCAGGGATGCAGCGTTCAGATCTGGACGGCCCACTATGACCCAACACACTGCTTCTCTGAGACCCTGGACCCAGACCTGCATGTG GAGTGTGTGGGTGATTGGTTGCCCACCAGTGTGTTTGGCTACCTGCATGCCCTTTGTGCCTACCTGAGGATGATCTATGTCGCTTTCTACTTGGTGTTCCTCAGTGGGGTGGAGTACGATGTCATCTTCTGTGATCAG GTGTCAGTGTGCATCCCGGTGCTGCGACTGTCCCGCCACAGGAAGAAGGTTCTGTTCTACTGTCACTTCCCAGATCAGCTGCTGACCCAGAGGAAGTCGGCCCTGAAGAAGCTTTACCGAGCTCCCATCGACTGGATGGAGGAACGCACCACGGGCATGGCTGATATG ATTCTGGTAAACAGCCAGTTCACCGCAGGCATCTTCAGGGAGACCTTTCGTAGTCTGAGCGGAGTCCAGACAGACGTCCTCTATCCCTCCCTCAACACGAGAACCTTTGACCAGCTGTCCGCCGAGGCTCAAGGCCTGGAAGGGCTCCTCCCTGAGGGAACCTCCtgcctgtttctctctctgaaccGATATGAGAGGAAGAAGAATTTGGGCCTGGCTCTGGAGGCTCTGGCGGCCCTGAGGAGCAGCCTCCCTGCAGGCCTGAGCGCCGGCGTTCACCTGGTGGTGGCGGGAGGCTACGACGACCGAGTTACCGAGAACGTTCAGCACTACGCTGAACTCAAAGAGCTAGCAGCACAGCTCCACTTGGAGGACTGTGTCACCTTTCTGCGTTCCCCCTCCGACTCCCTGAAGGTGGCGCTGCTTCGAGGGAGCGCCGCGGTGCTCTACACCCCCAGCAGAGAGCATTTTGGGATAGTTCCCGTCGAAGCCATGTACTGCTGCTGCCCCGTTATCGCGGTGAACTCTGGGGGTCCCCTGGAGAGCGTGGCAGACGGGGAGACTGGGTTTCTTTGCGAGCCCACGGCCGAGGCCTTCTCCGGGGCCATGGAGAGGCTGGTGAGGCAGCCGAACCTCCGCAGGGACATGGGACAAGCTGGGAGGAAGAGGGTGCGAGATAAGTTCTCTCTGCAGGCCTTTTCAGACCAGCTGTACGGCTGCATAGTCAGACTGAGCCAATGA